One region of Centropristis striata isolate RG_2023a ecotype Rhode Island chromosome 3, C.striata_1.0, whole genome shotgun sequence genomic DNA includes:
- the LOC131968380 gene encoding actin-associated protein FAM107A isoform X1 encodes MGVTHGKKKDLQHSPEKHLNGSASVMQTHQTVQPERYSEPQAPLSQLQSEEEGSNLIRPQKPLNPLTASKSHQELHKELRMTHKRRVSQEGKTELQRALEKRRWEQRRKARSDQEEAKKNTSPLHQELLKRQQRLEEVYGMLCFFTKDLVMSDEQVIILSDIKLNYSEGINYYGV; translated from the exons ATGGGAGTCACCCATGGAAAGAAG AAAGATCTCCAACATTCTCCAGAGAAGCACCTGAACGGGTCTG cctCAGTGATGCAGACACACCAAACTGTACAGCCAGAGCGATACTCAGAGCCTCAGGCTCCTCTGTCCCAACTacagagtgaggaggagggcAGTAATCTCATCAGACCTCAAAAACCTCTCAATCCTTTAACGGCCTCCAAGAGCCACCAGGAGCTGCACAAAGAACTGCGGATGACCCACAAGAG gAGAGTGTCTCAAGAAGGAAAAACTGAACTCCAGAGGGCTTTAGAAAAGAGGAGGTGGGAACAAAGGAGGAAGGCAAGAAGTGATCAGGAGGAGGCGAAGAAGAACACATCACCACTTCATCAGGAGCTGCTGAAAAGACAGCAGAGGCTAGAAGAGGTTTATGGCATGctctgttttttcacaaaagatCTTGTCATGTCTGACGAACAAGTCATTATACTGAgtgacattaaattaaattattctgAGGGCATAAATTACTATGGCGTATAA
- the LOC131968380 gene encoding actin-associated protein FAM107A isoform X2 — MGVTHGKKKDLQHSPEKHLNGSASVMQTHQTVQPERYSEPQAPLSQLQSEEEGSNLIRPQKPLNPLTASKSHQELHKELRMTHKRRVSQEGKTELQRALEKRRWEQRRKARSDQEEAKKNTSPLHQELLKRQQRLEELERDEGQQREGPEFLQVKERLRRTAVLDAGGNDV, encoded by the exons ATGGGAGTCACCCATGGAAAGAAG AAAGATCTCCAACATTCTCCAGAGAAGCACCTGAACGGGTCTG cctCAGTGATGCAGACACACCAAACTGTACAGCCAGAGCGATACTCAGAGCCTCAGGCTCCTCTGTCCCAACTacagagtgaggaggagggcAGTAATCTCATCAGACCTCAAAAACCTCTCAATCCTTTAACGGCCTCCAAGAGCCACCAGGAGCTGCACAAAGAACTGCGGATGACCCACAAGAG gAGAGTGTCTCAAGAAGGAAAAACTGAACTCCAGAGGGCTTTAGAAAAGAGGAGGTGGGAACAAAGGAGGAAGGCAAGAAGTGATCAGGAGGAGGCGAAGAAGAACACATCACCACTTCATCAGGAGCTGCTGAAAAGACAGCAGAGGCTAGAAGAG CTGGAGAGAGACGAGGGACAACAGCGGGAGGGGCCGGAGTTCCTCCAAGTTAAAGAAAGACTCAGAAGGACTGCAGTGCTGGATGCAGGAGGAAATGACGTGTGA
- the si:dkeyp-67f1.2 gene encoding protein FAM3C produces the protein MRNRAVLNLVAVIVVLLITWGIAINSFDVQEKARNTFGFNDGDQIKPEINTATPTPTPRPKCGLSRVCPPDHFALHITSGAANVIGPKICFEDKIIMSHVFNNVGPGLNIVTINGENGTVEKFGYLNMKVGKKEDILAYLQKIKPGRIVLVASFDDVTAKMTKEMREVFTGMGSTLIKSVKLRDNWVFAGRAGTENKSLFEKKTVNDNKTNIYEKWPEIVEVGGCFPKTPTDGDPATEKP, from the exons ATGAGAAATCGAG CTGTTTTGAACCTTGTTGCTGTAATTGTCGTCCTCCTAATAACCTGGGGGATTGCCATCAATTCATTTGATGTACAGGAGAAAGCAAGGAATACTTTTG GGTTTAATGATGGAGATCAAATCAAACCAGAAATCAATACGG caacaccaacaccaacaccTCGGCCAAAGTGTGGCCTCTCCAGAGTCTGCCCGCCGGACCATTTCGCCTTACACATCACCAGCGGAGCAGCTAATGTTATCGGACCAAAAATCTGTTTTGAGGATAAAAT CATTATGAGTCATGTGTTCAACAATGTGGGACCAGGACTGAACATTGTGACAATAAATG GGGAAAATGGAACTGTGGAAAAATTTGGCTACCTTAATATGAAAGTTGGAA agaaagaagacATCCTGGCATACTTACAGAAGATAAAACCCGGAAGAATTGTCTTGGTGGCCTCGTTTGATGATGTGACAGCAAA AATGACAAAGGAAATGAGGGAGGTGTTCACTGGAATGGGAAGCACTTTGATCAAGTCAGTGAAACTCAGAGATAACTGGGTGTTTGCAGGAAGAGCAGggacagaaaacaaaagccTGTTTGAGAAG AAAACTGTTAATGATAACAAAACCAACATTTATGAAAAATGGCCTGAAATAGTAGAGGTGGGCGGCTGTTTCCCAAAGACGCCAACTGACGGAGATCCTGCCACAGAGAAACCTTAA